A section of the Streptomyces sp. SLBN-118 genome encodes:
- a CDS encoding SDR family NAD(P)-dependent oxidoreductase, whose amino-acid sequence MSGATSRFEGYGVLITGAGRGIGEATARRLAAEGARVLVTDVDADDAAGGRGTAGGELGVHAGRRGRVNPRPRTVGVSGGAARPPGRRSR is encoded by the coding sequence ATGAGCGGCGCGACGAGCCGTTTCGAGGGGTACGGCGTACTGATCACGGGCGCGGGGCGCGGCATCGGCGAGGCGACCGCGCGACGGCTCGCGGCCGAAGGCGCCCGCGTTCTGGTCACCGACGTGGACGCGGACGACGCTGCGGGTGGACGGGGGACTGCTGGCGGTGAACTCGGCGTTCATGCAGGTCGTCGAGGGCGAGTGAACCCACGCCCTAGGACAGTTGGGGTGTCCGGCGGCGCTGCCCGGCCGCCAGGACGAAGGTCACGGTGA
- a CDS encoding DUF817 domain-containing protein, whose product MGMISHRAHQLLRFGWLQARCCVFAFALVGGIAVSRLLPDDLPIARYDLVLVYGVLLAALARKVGWDSARDTAVIAGCHLIGLIFELVKVRMGSWSYPEQALTKVAGVPLYGGFLYAAVGSYVCRAWHLFDLRLDGYRPRMMAAIAGAVYVNFFSHHWLPDLRWALAALLVCATAGTWVRYRVGARHHRMPLALSFVLIGFFLWIAENIATYAGAWSYPDQLGGWQPVSVAKFGAWALLITVTFVLAAGQRRRTPQLS is encoded by the coding sequence ATGGGGATGATCTCGCACCGGGCACATCAGCTGCTCCGCTTCGGCTGGCTGCAGGCCCGCTGCTGCGTGTTCGCGTTCGCGCTCGTCGGCGGCATAGCGGTCTCGCGCCTGCTGCCCGACGACCTGCCGATTGCCCGCTACGACCTGGTGCTGGTGTACGGGGTCCTGCTCGCGGCTCTCGCCAGGAAGGTGGGGTGGGACAGCGCCCGCGACACCGCTGTGATCGCCGGGTGCCATCTGATCGGGCTGATCTTCGAGCTGGTCAAGGTACGGATGGGCTCCTGGAGCTACCCGGAACAGGCACTGACGAAGGTCGCGGGCGTGCCGCTGTACGGCGGATTTCTGTATGCGGCCGTGGGCAGCTACGTCTGCCGGGCCTGGCACCTGTTCGACCTGCGCCTGGACGGCTACCGGCCCCGGATGATGGCGGCGATCGCCGGTGCGGTCTATGTGAACTTCTTCAGCCACCACTGGCTGCCCGACCTCCGCTGGGCGCTGGCCGCTCTGCTCGTGTGCGCCACCGCCGGGACCTGGGTGCGGTACCGGGTGGGAGCGCGGCACCACCGCATGCCGCTCGCCCTGTCGTTCGTGCTCATCGGGTTCTTCCTCTGGATCGCGGAGAACATCGCGACGTACGCGGGCGCATGGAGCTATCCGGACCAGCTCGGCGGCTGGCAGCCGGTGTCCGTGGCGAAGTTCGGGGCATGGGCGCTGCTGATCACCGTGACCTTCGTCCTGGCGGCCGGGCAGCGCCGCCGGACACCCCAACTGTCCTAG
- the rsmI gene encoding 16S rRNA (cytidine(1402)-2'-O)-methyltransferase — translation MAYVTGTLVLAGTPIGDVADAPPRLAAELEGADIVAAEDTRRLRRLTQALGVHTTGRVVSYFEGNESARTPELVEALAGGARVLLVTDAGMPSVSDPGYRLVAAAVEKDIKVTAVPGPSAVLTALALSGLPVDRFCFEGFLPRKAGERLGKLREVADERRTLVYFEAPHRLDDTLAAMADVFGAERRAAVCRELTKTYEEVKRGGLGELAAWAAEGVRGEITVVVEGAPQAVPGELDPAELVRRVQVREEAGERRKEAIAAVAAEAGLPKREVFDAVVAAKNADRKVPADGKGLS, via the coding sequence ATGGCGTATGTGACAGGAACGCTGGTACTCGCAGGGACCCCCATCGGTGATGTCGCGGACGCGCCGCCCCGGCTCGCCGCCGAGCTGGAGGGCGCCGACATCGTCGCGGCCGAGGACACCAGGCGGCTGCGCAGGCTGACCCAGGCGCTCGGTGTGCACACCACCGGGCGGGTCGTTTCGTACTTCGAGGGCAATGAGTCCGCGCGTACGCCGGAGCTCGTCGAGGCGCTTGCCGGCGGGGCCCGGGTGCTGCTCGTCACCGACGCCGGAATGCCGTCCGTCTCGGACCCCGGCTACCGGCTCGTGGCGGCCGCCGTCGAGAAGGACATCAAGGTCACCGCCGTGCCGGGGCCGTCCGCCGTGCTGACCGCGCTAGCCCTGTCGGGGCTGCCCGTGGACCGTTTCTGCTTCGAGGGTTTTCTGCCGCGCAAGGCCGGGGAACGGCTCGGCAAGCTGCGCGAGGTCGCGGACGAGCGGCGCACCCTTGTCTATTTCGAGGCCCCGCACCGGCTCGACGACACCCTTGCCGCGATGGCCGATGTATTCGGCGCCGAGCGGCGGGCAGCCGTGTGCCGGGAGCTGACCAAGACCTACGAGGAGGTCAAGCGCGGCGGTCTCGGCGAGCTCGCGGCCTGGGCGGCGGAAGGCGTACGCGGAGAGATCACCGTTGTCGTCGAGGGGGCGCCACAGGCCGTGCCCGGTGAGCTCGACCCCGCAGAGCTGGTACGCAGGGTGCAGGTGCGCGAGGAGGCGGGGGAGCGGCGCAAGGAGGCCATCGCCGCCGTCGCCGCCGAAGCAGGACTGCCCAAACGGGAGGTCTTCGATGCCGTGGTCGCGGCAAAGAATGCGGATCGGAAGGTGCCCGCGGACGGTAAAGGACTATCGTAA
- a CDS encoding dolichyl-phosphate-mannose--protein mannosyltransferase has product MTSTAPRTLQGKDADQQPSGWQQRLRRFGYTPRPVIGLHERLVPPYTRPSERVWQVFGIPPAFADRLLRWAAWGGPLLVAIVAGVLRLWNLGKPDAVIFDETYYAKDAWALINQGYEGSWPKDIDKQILADPSSVPVPTAPGYVVHPPVGKWVIGLGEHFFGFNPFGWRFMVFLLGTLSVLMLCRIGRRLFRSTLLGCVAGTLLAFDGLHFVMSRTALLDQVLMFFVLAAFGCLVIDRDWARRRLAAALPTDEEGILRPDATIAETLRLGWRPWRLAAGLMLGLAAGTKWNGLYVMVAFCLMTVLWDVGARRTAGAVQPYRAVLRKDVVPAFVSTVPVAIVTYIATWTGWIVTDKGYFRDWAQKDGRGGNWTWLPDWLRSLWHYENEVYEFHVNLTSGHTYQSNPWSWIVLGRPVSYYYEDPKAGTQGCPADAADKCAAEVLALGTPLLWWAACFAVCYILWRWFFRRDWRAGAIACGIAAGWVPWFFYQERTIFLFYAVVFVPFLCLAVAMMIGAMLGPPGSDERRRAIGAIGAGVLVLLIIWNFIYFYPLYTGTPIPVEDWRNRMWLDSWV; this is encoded by the coding sequence GTGACCAGTACCGCGCCACGGACCCTTCAGGGCAAGGACGCCGATCAGCAGCCCTCAGGCTGGCAGCAACGGCTGCGCAGATTCGGCTACACGCCCAGGCCGGTGATCGGGCTGCACGAGCGCCTGGTGCCGCCGTACACCCGCCCCTCCGAGCGCGTGTGGCAGGTGTTCGGCATCCCGCCGGCGTTCGCGGACAGGCTGCTGCGCTGGGCGGCCTGGGGCGGACCGCTGCTGGTGGCGATCGTCGCGGGCGTGCTGCGGCTGTGGAACCTCGGCAAGCCGGATGCGGTGATATTCGACGAGACGTACTACGCCAAGGACGCCTGGGCCCTGATCAACCAGGGGTACGAGGGCAGCTGGCCGAAGGACATCGACAAACAGATCCTGGCCGACCCGTCCAGCGTCCCGGTCCCCACCGCCCCCGGGTATGTGGTGCATCCGCCGGTCGGCAAATGGGTCATCGGCCTCGGCGAGCACTTCTTCGGGTTCAACCCGTTCGGCTGGCGGTTCATGGTCTTCCTGCTCGGCACGCTGTCGGTGCTGATGCTCTGCCGCATCGGCAGGAGGCTGTTCCGCTCGACGCTCCTGGGCTGCGTGGCCGGAACGCTGCTCGCCTTCGACGGCCTGCACTTCGTGATGAGCCGCACGGCGCTGCTCGACCAGGTGCTGATGTTCTTCGTGCTCGCGGCCTTCGGGTGTCTGGTCATCGACCGCGACTGGGCCCGCAGGAGACTCGCGGCGGCGCTGCCGACGGACGAGGAGGGGATCCTGCGGCCGGACGCCACGATCGCGGAGACCCTGCGCCTCGGCTGGCGCCCCTGGCGCCTGGCGGCGGGCCTGATGCTGGGACTTGCCGCGGGCACCAAGTGGAACGGCCTGTATGTGATGGTCGCGTTCTGCCTGATGACGGTCCTGTGGGACGTCGGCGCCCGCCGGACGGCGGGCGCGGTGCAGCCGTACCGGGCGGTGCTCAGGAAGGACGTCGTACCGGCGTTCGTCTCGACGGTGCCGGTCGCGATCGTGACGTACATCGCGACCTGGACCGGCTGGATCGTCACCGACAAGGGCTACTTCAGGGACTGGGCCCAGAAGGACGGCAGGGGCGGCAACTGGACATGGCTGCCGGACTGGCTGCGCAGCCTGTGGCACTACGAGAACGAGGTCTACGAGTTCCACGTCAACCTGACCTCCGGCCACACCTACCAGTCCAACCCGTGGAGCTGGATCGTCCTGGGCCGCCCGGTCTCGTACTACTACGAGGACCCGAAGGCGGGCACGCAGGGCTGCCCGGCGGACGCGGCGGACAAGTGCGCGGCGGAGGTCCTGGCGCTGGGCACACCGCTGTTGTGGTGGGCGGCCTGTTTCGCGGTCTGCTACATCCTGTGGCGCTGGTTCTTCCGCCGCGACTGGCGCGCGGGCGCCATCGCCTGCGGGATCGCGGCGGGCTGGGTGCCGTGGTTCTTCTACCAGGAGCGCACGATCTTCCTGTTCTACGCGGTCGTGTTCGTGCCGTTCCTGTGCCTGGCGGTGGCGATGATGATCGGCGCGATGCTGGGCCCACCGGGATCGGACGAACGCAGACGGGCGATCGGGGCGATCGGCGCGGGTGTGCTGGTGCTGCTGATCATCTGGAACTTCATCTACTTCTACCCGCTGTACACGGGGACGCCGATCCCGGTGGAGGACTGGCGGAACCGGATGTGGCTGGACAGCTGGGTCTAG
- the cbiQ gene encoding cobalt ECF transporter T component CbiQ, with amino-acid sequence MGAGHTHKLYRHGHSPVHDLPPHCKLTAVLCFVLVVVLTPREAVWAFALYAVLLIAVAALARIPAGFLLRRLLIEIPFVAFAVLMPFVVPGEQVQVLGLSVSVPGLWGAWNVLAKGTLGVAASVILASTTELRALLLGLQRLRLPPMLVQIASFMIRYGDVITDEMRRMSIARRSRGFEARGIRHWGVLGKSAGALFIRSYERGERVHLAMVSRGYTGTMPVIDEVTASRAQWTYAAALPLTALAVCLLGWTL; translated from the coding sequence ATGGGCGCGGGCCACACCCACAAGCTCTACCGGCACGGCCACTCACCGGTCCATGACCTGCCCCCGCACTGCAAGCTCACCGCCGTCCTCTGCTTCGTCCTGGTCGTGGTCCTGACGCCGCGCGAGGCCGTCTGGGCCTTCGCCCTGTACGCGGTGCTGCTCATCGCGGTCGCTGCCCTGGCCCGTATCCCCGCCGGGTTTCTGCTGCGACGCCTGCTGATCGAGATCCCGTTCGTGGCGTTCGCGGTCCTGATGCCCTTCGTCGTCCCGGGCGAGCAGGTGCAGGTGCTGGGCCTGTCGGTGAGCGTCCCCGGACTCTGGGGCGCCTGGAACGTCCTGGCCAAGGGCACGCTCGGCGTCGCCGCCTCCGTGATCCTCGCCTCGACTACCGAGCTGCGCGCCCTTTTGCTCGGTCTGCAACGGCTCAGACTGCCGCCGATGCTCGTCCAGATCGCGTCCTTCATGATCCGTTACGGCGATGTCATCACGGACGAGATGCGCCGGATGTCGATCGCCCGCAGGTCGCGCGGCTTCGAGGCGCGCGGCATCCGTCACTGGGGCGTCCTCGGCAAATCCGCGGGTGCCCTGTTCATCCGCTCCTACGAGCGCGGGGAGCGCGTGCATCTGGCGATGGTGAGCCGGGGGTACACGGGCACCATGCCGGTCATCGACGAGGTGACCGCGAGCCGCGCGCAGTGGACGTACGCCGCCGCACTCCCGCTCACCGCCCTCGCGGTCTGTCTGCTTGGCTGGACCCTATGA
- a CDS encoding TatD family hydrolase — MSSKSAPPPLPEPLGVPVADSHTHLDMQEGTVEEALARAAAVGVTTVVQVGCDIKGSRWAAETAAAHDGVHAAVALHPNEAPRIVLGDPEGWSRQRAREGGGDSALDDALAEIDRLAALDQVKAVGETGLDYFRTGADGIAAQERSFRAHVEIAKRHGKALVIHDRDAHADVLRILAEEGAPERTVFHCYSGDAEMAEVCAAAGYFMSFAGNVTFKNAQPLRDALAVAPLELVLVETDAPFLTPAPYRGRPNAPYLIPVTLRAMAAVKGLDEDTLAGAIAANTARAFDY, encoded by the coding sequence ATGAGCTCGAAGTCAGCCCCACCGCCGCTGCCCGAACCCCTTGGGGTACCGGTCGCCGATTCGCACACCCACCTGGACATGCAGGAGGGCACGGTCGAAGAGGCCCTCGCCAGGGCCGCGGCGGTCGGTGTGACGACCGTCGTGCAGGTGGGCTGCGACATCAAGGGCTCGCGATGGGCGGCGGAGACGGCTGCGGCGCACGACGGCGTGCACGCCGCGGTCGCGCTGCACCCCAACGAGGCCCCGCGGATCGTCCTCGGCGATCCGGAGGGATGGTCCCGCCAGCGCGCCCGTGAGGGCGGCGGCGACAGCGCCCTCGACGACGCGCTCGCCGAGATCGACCGGCTCGCCGCCCTGGACCAGGTGAAGGCAGTCGGCGAGACCGGCCTGGACTACTTCCGTACGGGAGCCGACGGAATCGCCGCCCAGGAGCGCTCGTTCCGCGCCCATGTCGAGATCGCGAAGCGGCACGGCAAAGCACTCGTCATCCACGATCGCGACGCGCACGCCGATGTGCTACGGATCCTCGCCGAGGAGGGCGCTCCCGAGCGGACCGTCTTCCACTGCTACTCCGGTGACGCCGAAATGGCCGAAGTCTGCGCCGCCGCAGGCTATTTCATGTCCTTCGCGGGCAATGTGACCTTCAAGAACGCCCAGCCGCTGCGCGACGCGCTCGCCGTCGCCCCGCTCGAACTCGTACTCGTCGAGACGGACGCGCCTTTCCTCACGCCCGCGCCGTACCGCGGACGGCCCAATGCGCCGTATCTCATTCCGGTCACGCTGCGTGCCATGGCGGCCGTGAAGGGGCTCGACGAGGACACGCTGGCCGGGGCGATCGCGGCCAACACGGCCCGCGCCTTTGATTACTGA
- a CDS encoding serine hydrolase domain-containing protein: MSGSGRTGAVDVRGTVAEGFEPVMDAFVRNFEQRGERGAAVAVYRDGRKVVDLWAGSRDVDGEDPWALDTAQIVRSVTKGVAAAVVLLLHQRGQIDLDAPVGTYWPEFKAAGKERVLVRQLLSHRAGLPALDRPLIPARAADAVSGPAAIAAQRPAWEPGTDHGYHAQSYSWLLGELVRRVTGRTIGRWVAEEIARPLGLDFWIGLPQDEAHRVGRIGPVAEPATAAGGGLTLRPKPAVAEAYRNPESLTRRAFGAIDPLPDENDPAYRAAELPASNGISTARALARFYAATIGEVEGGVPRLFAPATLTLARTEESVGPDRVLIVPTRLGLGFMLHGPACPLLGPGSFGHPGRGGSLGFADPESGVALGYVTNGLRKGVTADPRAQALIRAVRSAL; encoded by the coding sequence ATGAGCGGGAGCGGCAGAACAGGCGCGGTGGACGTCCGGGGCACGGTGGCGGAAGGCTTCGAGCCGGTCATGGACGCCTTCGTGCGCAACTTCGAACAGCGGGGCGAGCGCGGTGCGGCCGTCGCCGTCTACCGGGACGGGCGCAAGGTCGTCGACCTGTGGGCCGGGTCCCGCGACGTGGACGGCGAGGACCCCTGGGCCCTGGACACCGCCCAGATCGTCCGCTCCGTGACCAAGGGCGTCGCCGCGGCCGTCGTCCTCCTGCTCCACCAGCGCGGGCAGATCGACCTGGATGCCCCGGTCGGCACGTACTGGCCCGAGTTCAAGGCGGCGGGCAAGGAACGCGTCCTCGTACGCCAGTTGCTCTCGCACCGCGCCGGGCTGCCCGCCCTCGACCGCCCGCTCATCCCGGCCCGGGCGGCCGACGCGGTGAGCGGACCGGCCGCGATCGCCGCGCAGCGCCCCGCCTGGGAGCCGGGCACCGACCACGGCTACCACGCCCAGAGCTACAGCTGGCTGCTCGGCGAACTGGTCCGCCGCGTCACCGGCCGCACCATCGGCCGCTGGGTCGCCGAGGAGATCGCCCGCCCGCTCGGCCTGGACTTCTGGATCGGCCTGCCGCAGGACGAGGCGCACCGGGTCGGCCGGATCGGCCCGGTCGCCGAGCCCGCCACGGCGGCCGGCGGCGGGCTCACCCTGCGCCCCAAGCCCGCCGTCGCCGAGGCCTACCGCAACCCCGAATCCCTCACCCGGCGCGCCTTCGGGGCGATCGACCCGCTGCCCGACGAGAACGACCCCGCCTACCGCGCCGCCGAACTTCCCGCCTCCAACGGCATATCCACCGCCCGCGCCCTCGCCCGCTTCTACGCCGCCACGATCGGCGAGGTCGAAGGCGGCGTCCCCCGCCTCTTCGCCCCGGCCACCCTCACCCTCGCCCGCACCGAGGAATCCGTCGGCCCCGACCGCGTCCTGATCGTCCCCACCCGCCTCGGCCTCGGCTTCATGCTCCACGGCCCCGCCTGCCCCCTGCTCGGCCCCGGCTCCTTCGGCCACCCCGGCCGCGGCGGCTCGCTCGGCTTCGCCGACCCCGAGTCGGGCGTCGCGCTCGGTTATGTAACCAACGGGCTGCGCAAGGGGGTTACGGCCGATCCCCGCGCCCAGGCACTGATCAGGGCGGTACGTTCGGCGCTATGA
- a CDS encoding penicillin-binding transpeptidase domain-containing protein, with the protein MRSGAKVAVVGGVFLVVAGGVGYGGYNLFNGLTDHGGGGNDTKSASAPKKSGPLSAEEIDKTAKDFLAAWAGGNAPEAAQLTNNAAEAGPSLAGYRDQAHVSAAVITPGAAVGAKVPFTVKATVTYDGQSKPWSYASELTVVRGLTTGRALVDWVPAVVHPKLTKGTTLKTDQAAAPPIKALDRKGRELTKEKYPSLGPVLDSLRKKYGETAGGTAGVELVISSGDPATPDQTLLTLTKGKEGRLPTTLDADVQAAAEKAVKQYGHASVVAVKPSTGEIRAVANSPADGYNTAMMGAQAPGSTLKIVSSTMMMDNGVVDGPSTKVQCPPTVTWEGVTFHNLDDFKIPGGTFKDSFSRSCNTAFIKAVKPLNKRGIAGRALGETARKYFGIGLDWQTGVVSVDGSVPESSGAETAASYIGQGKVAMNALNMASITATAKNGAFHQPVIVPQSLDNRELATAQPLPDSIARALREMMRATAQYGTGAAALSGVGGDKGAKTGSAEVDGQGKSNSWFTGYADDLAAAAVVQSGGHGGDAAGPVVAQVLRAR; encoded by the coding sequence ATGCGCAGTGGAGCGAAAGTCGCCGTCGTCGGCGGCGTATTCCTGGTCGTCGCCGGTGGCGTGGGCTACGGGGGCTACAACCTGTTCAACGGGCTGACCGACCACGGCGGTGGCGGGAACGACACCAAGTCCGCCTCCGCGCCCAAGAAGAGCGGGCCGCTCAGTGCCGAGGAGATCGACAAGACCGCCAAGGACTTCCTCGCGGCCTGGGCGGGCGGGAATGCTCCGGAGGCCGCGCAGCTCACCAACAACGCCGCCGAGGCGGGGCCGTCGCTTGCCGGGTATCGCGATCAGGCACATGTGTCCGCGGCCGTGATCACACCGGGTGCGGCGGTCGGCGCGAAGGTGCCGTTCACCGTCAAGGCGACGGTGACGTACGACGGGCAGAGCAAGCCCTGGTCGTACGCCTCCGAGCTTACCGTCGTGCGCGGGCTGACCACCGGGCGGGCGCTGGTCGACTGGGTGCCCGCCGTCGTGCATCCCAAGCTGACAAAGGGCACCACGCTCAAGACGGACCAGGCCGCGGCCCCGCCGATCAAGGCCCTGGACCGCAAGGGGCGGGAGCTGACGAAGGAGAAGTACCCCTCGCTCGGGCCCGTCCTTGACTCGCTCCGCAAGAAGTACGGCGAGACCGCGGGCGGGACGGCCGGTGTCGAGCTGGTCATCTCGTCCGGCGATCCGGCCACGCCCGACCAGACCCTGCTGACCCTGACCAAGGGCAAGGAGGGCAGGCTGCCCACCACGCTGGACGCGGATGTGCAGGCCGCCGCGGAGAAGGCCGTGAAGCAGTACGGGCATGCGTCGGTCGTCGCCGTCAAGCCCAGTACGGGCGAGATCCGGGCCGTCGCCAACAGCCCCGCCGACGGCTACAACACGGCGATGATGGGCGCCCAGGCACCCGGCTCCACGCTGAAGATCGTGAGCTCGACGATGATGATGGACAACGGCGTCGTCGACGGGCCGAGTACGAAGGTGCAGTGTCCGCCGACCGTCACGTGGGAAGGCGTCACCTTCCACAATCTCGACGACTTCAAGATTCCCGGCGGCACGTTCAAGGACAGCTTCAGCCGGTCCTGCAACACCGCCTTCATCAAGGCGGTCAAGCCGCTGAACAAGCGCGGCATCGCCGGCCGCGCACTGGGCGAGACCGCACGCAAGTACTTCGGGATCGGCCTCGACTGGCAGACGGGCGTCGTCTCCGTCGACGGCAGCGTGCCGGAGTCCTCGGGCGCGGAGACCGCCGCCTCGTACATCGGGCAGGGCAAGGTCGCCATGAACGCGCTCAACATGGCCTCCATCACCGCCACCGCCAAGAACGGCGCCTTCCACCAGCCGGTGATCGTCCCGCAGTCCCTCGACAACCGCGAACTGGCAACGGCGCAGCCGCTTCCGGACTCCATCGCGCGGGCGCTGCGCGAGATGATGCGCGCCACCGCGCAGTACGGCACGGGCGCGGCCGCCCTGTCCGGCGTCGGCGGCGACAAGGGCGCGAAGACCGGCTCGGCGGAGGTGGACGGCCAGGGCAAGTCCAACAGCTGGTTCACCGGGTACGCCGACGATCTGGCGGCCGCGGCGGTCGTGCAGTCGGGCGGGCACGGCGGCGACGCGGCAGGGCCGGTGGTCGCGCAGGTGTTGCGCGCCCGCTGA
- a CDS encoding DMT family transporter yields MTLLVALAVLVAAVTHASWNAIAHTIKDQMVAFTLIAGGGTVIGAVLACFTPLPAAAAWPCLIASALLHIGYQALLMRSFSLGDFGQMYPIARGTAPLVVTVLAVLFVGESLSAWQLAGVVIASAGLVGVALWGMKGSGARPHWPALLAALATGLSIAAYTVVDGVGVRASGTPLGYIAWLMILEGTAIPAYTFYVHRGALSARLRPYAARGLLGAALSVAAYGLVLWAQTRAPLAPVAALRESSIIVGAAIGALFFKERFGGPRIAAAGLMVVGIGLMLRAS; encoded by the coding sequence GTGACTCTTCTCGTCGCCCTCGCGGTCCTCGTGGCCGCCGTCACGCACGCCAGTTGGAACGCCATCGCGCACACCATCAAGGACCAGATGGTCGCGTTCACACTGATCGCCGGCGGCGGCACCGTGATCGGGGCCGTGCTCGCCTGCTTCACGCCGCTGCCCGCCGCGGCCGCCTGGCCCTGCCTCATCGCCTCCGCGTTGCTCCACATCGGCTATCAGGCGCTGCTGATGCGCTCGTTCAGCCTGGGCGACTTCGGCCAGATGTATCCGATCGCACGCGGTACTGCGCCGCTGGTCGTGACCGTGCTCGCGGTGCTGTTCGTCGGCGAGAGCCTCAGCGCCTGGCAGCTGGCCGGTGTCGTCATCGCATCGGCCGGCCTGGTGGGCGTGGCCCTGTGGGGCATGAAGGGCTCGGGCGCCCGTCCGCACTGGCCCGCGCTGCTGGCCGCGCTGGCGACCGGTCTGTCCATCGCCGCGTACACGGTCGTGGACGGTGTCGGCGTACGCGCCTCGGGGACGCCGCTCGGCTATATCGCCTGGCTGATGATCCTGGAGGGGACGGCGATCCCGGCGTACACGTTCTATGTCCACCGGGGCGCGCTGTCGGCCCGGTTGCGCCCGTACGCGGCCCGCGGGCTGCTCGGCGCGGCGCTCTCGGTCGCGGCGTACGGGCTGGTTCTGTGGGCGCAGACCCGCGCGCCGCTGGCGCCGGTGGCGGCGCTGCGCGAGTCGTCGATCATCGTGGGAGCGGCGATCGGAGCGCTGTTCTTCAAGGAACGCTTCGGCGGCCCGAGAATCGCGGCGGCCGGCCTGATGGTGGTGGGGATCGGACTGATGCTGCGGGCGAGCTGA
- a CDS encoding energy-coupling factor ABC transporter ATP-binding protein, giving the protein MTTASLEVSGLAYAYPDGHQALFGVDLTVDRGERVALLGPNGAGKTTLVLHLNGILTGGVGSVTVAGLPVARANLAEIRRRVGIVFQDPDDQLFMPTVREDVAFGPAAAGIRGPELEARVVSALTQVGMAEFADRPPHHLSFGQRRRVAVATVLAMEPEILVLDEPSSNLDPASRRELADILRSLDVTVLMVTHDLPYALELCPRAVILSEGVIAADGPTQELLSDEELMRAHRLELPFGFNPQSVVPVTPPRHGSAPSRLS; this is encoded by the coding sequence ATGACCACCGCATCTCTCGAGGTCAGCGGCCTCGCCTACGCCTACCCCGACGGCCACCAGGCCCTGTTCGGGGTCGACCTGACCGTGGACCGCGGCGAGCGGGTGGCCCTGCTCGGGCCCAACGGCGCGGGCAAGACCACGCTCGTCCTGCACCTCAACGGCATCCTGACCGGCGGCGTGGGCTCGGTGACGGTCGCCGGCCTCCCGGTCGCCAGGGCGAACCTCGCGGAGATCCGCCGGCGGGTCGGCATCGTCTTCCAGGACCCGGACGACCAGCTGTTCATGCCGACGGTCCGCGAGGACGTGGCCTTCGGCCCCGCGGCGGCGGGCATCCGCGGACCGGAGCTGGAGGCACGGGTCGTCTCCGCGCTGACCCAGGTCGGCATGGCGGAGTTCGCGGACCGGCCGCCGCACCATCTCTCCTTCGGGCAGCGGCGCCGGGTCGCAGTCGCCACGGTGCTCGCGATGGAGCCCGAGATCCTCGTACTGGACGAGCCCTCGTCCAACCTCGACCCGGCATCCAGGCGCGAACTGGCCGACATCCTGAGGTCGTTGGACGTCACGGTGCTGATGGTCACGCACGATCTCCCGTACGCGCTGGAGCTGTGCCCGCGCGCGGTGATCCTCAGCGAGGGCGTGATCGCGGCGGACGGTCCCACGCAGGAACTGCTGAGCGACGAAGAGCTGATGCGCGCGCACCGTCTGGAGCTGCCGTTCGGCTTCAACCCGCAGTCCGTGGTCCCCGTGACGCCACCCCGTCACGGCTCGGCGCCCTCGCGATTGTCTTGA